cttagacaactttttaatttttccaaattttttaaagccatCTAATGgctgtccttttttttgggcaaaaaaatatattttttttgaaattgtacaaTACTGTTATAATAATTggaaaagaacaattttttagtaattgGAGATGAATTTTAAGTCctctaactttaaaaataaccgttttagaggagtttcgaaattgtgaagttttacaataaattgcaaaaccttgccactttttaatattttcatctCAGTCTCTTTTAAAAGAacaccattttcaaaaaaatgtcgcTATATCTCCCCACAGGTCTGTGTCACTTCCTAGGAGACATGTATCCTGGGAAGTAAGCGATTACTATTCATTTGGCAGAAAGGCAGTTGAGAGCGAAAGAGGCGAGACCGTGACGTCACTGAGCAACCGTTCAGTAGCTAGGCTAAATGACGCCCTTTCATAATAACATATTATAAAGAGAGGAAAAGGGCACATTAAACATGGGAAGACTGTAGATCAGCGGCAGGCAAACGATGTAGATCGAACTATAGATGAACATATTTGTGAAGCAGTTAGCTCACGTTAcacaatatttatttccaGTTCTTGACGAGACCCAACATTTTCCACAATGCTGATCactgtcgatgcaccatgatctAAATTGAGAAAGCAGCTTATATCTCAGAGTCTAATTACGTTCAGAAGCTAACTAACAAGGAAAGTATTTTAGCTTAATCACTGAAATCTTGGTCATTTGAAAGAAGACCTTCAAAATAGGcacctgcaaaaaatttttgcggcGGAGGAGTACTTTGAACTGGATAAAAGTCGATCTGAAATAGCTAtcaatgcattttttcactactCTAAAGGTCcgtaaaattgctccaaatgataatttttaattttattttatgatttttttaaagttttttcgaGGTAGAAAAGTATTTTGgatgcttttttgaaatttttatttttttttttggaaaaaatctgaaaaatcccaTGATGGAGCTGAGCGAAAAacctttcagattttttcaaagcaatccaaaaattccaaaaaaatttataattgttAGCCGGCCCGTAATCATCctagaaatcatcaaaaaaaccgaaaaaaatcagatttggAGCCATTTTACGATTCttgaaagttgtgaaaaaatgcactgaaaaaatttcagcgcgATTTTTATCCAGTTCAAAGTGTTCCTCTGCAgctaaattttgttttctgtatTCTATTTAGAAAGTCGAAAGTCCGGGATTAAGTTGGAATCCAAGGCTAGAACAAATATTGTGAATAAGGAAGTAATGCACATCTTTATGATATCAAATCCTTTTCTAGCCTCCGTTTGATCAAAATACCAACTATGTGTAAATCTTACGCCCGAGCAAAACTCAAACTATAGCAGTCTATGTGCAAAATGATAAAGCATAATACTAATACTAAAActctgaattctgaaaatcccGCGGCCAAAGGCCAAGTCACGCATTACATGATTCCGTTGTAGCTGATTAAAATTTGCAGTATCATCGGTTTGTCGGCAGTTTGTTGTAAACATTGGGGCGGGGGGAGTGCATACTATATAAACCACGGGTTCGATAAgggttttttgtgttttaatcTGACAAAAAGGTCACTTTTTTGGGCGGATTAGTGTCGAAGATTAGTGattttgtatctttttttGGCTCGTTTTGAGACGTCGAAGAATTTAGTTTGactggaattttggaattttcagaaaattcaacgATCATATTTGctatgaattttctgaaactttccgAAGCTTTATAAATAATTCTATACAAATTTAGAATTATCTGATAGTACAGTTtcggaaatttctgaaattttccaaaaaaaaactcggttAACTTCTGACCTCGTTTTCAACTTTCTGagactttttcaaaagtttcagcaTCTTTGAAcgttgttaaaatttttgaattaatagtgatattaattttgattttaatatgttaatataaatattataatagcaatttgtatgaaaaagtttttatgaaatttcaaaaagtctaaaaaagcTTGTTCCCGGAAAATTTTAGctattgaaaaagttggagttttttctcgaattttctaaaaatgttctgaattttttttgaacacttttctaaaaattcctaaattttgaacatttcaaaaaaaaaatgaaaaaaaaaacagaacttttccgaattgtctgaaatttttggaaaattgtgtaatattttctggaatgttttttagaaacttttttttgaatcatggaacattttgacaactttgacttcaagaaattgttttaattcttTGAAGCtcactggaatttttttcaattttaaggcTTTCCTACAATGCTCTAggatcttctgaaatttttgaaattgtctaATTTTCCAGCAATGAAGCAAATATTCTTGGTAATCCTTGCTGCCTGCCTCCTCGCAATAATCTTGGCGTCGCCAACTGGAAAACACCACAAAATGGATGAGAACGCGTTTGGAATCAATAATCGTCACTGCCAACGCGCACTAAAGGTCTATTCATTTGCCATCTGTGGAGCAATATGTCAGAACTATGAAAGTAAGCTACtgtctacttttttttagtatgGTTTGATTTACCCCTTTACGGTTTTCAAtatcggcaattccggcagttaccggtattcaaaatttccggcaatcggcaatttcggcaattgccggttttcaaaacttccggaaatcggcaatttcggcaattgccggttttgtgaattgCAGGAAATTTGATTGCCAATCGGCAATTGTCGTGATTATTACCCAAcaattatctggaaaaaacagccgctaaaataaaaaaaaattaatcggaatttttctgttttcaaaaaaaattgctcggTAAGATTTGCTTGAAGAACCCGCtgattaaaaacttttattaagTGTAATTTCTTACACTAATTTaagtccaaattttccagagatTCTCATGGAAGGATGTGGCTCAACGGTGATGCTCACCATGCAACGCACAAAACTTATCTGCTGCCCAGAGCCAGTTGACTCAGATGAACTAttcaattaataatttaagTTAATCTTTTCTGTTGCGTTTATTGCTACCTCTTGTTAACTTCCTGTTGAAAAATAGTATAGAATAAAGTGAAATCTGTTGAACTTTTAaggtttctaaaatttgattattttttaaaagtaaagtTCACTGAGCATTCAGGCATTTACAgagaataattattttgataacttgaaaaaagttagCTTTGCAAACATATTCCAATAATGCAGGTAATTTATGTGTTGTTTTGTAATTGGGTTCTTTATATTGCAATGAGTTTTTTTCAGCTGCTGATGTTTTtagcattattttttttcaatttctactttcgaaaaatgtaaGGTTTGAAGTACTATTTACATTGAATtggatagttttttttttaaattaacactTTAAACATTgaccgatttttcaaaattatcacaaaaattttggagatttttggaaaaacaatttatcaGCATATGTAATGTTcatatgaaaaaattgcaatctAATTAAACTATAGAACTAgtatcggcaaattgccgtaattaaacatttccggcaaatcggcaaattgccgaaattggaaatttccggcaaatcggcaaatggacaaattgccggaatcggtaattttcggcaaatcgacaaacctgCAGatatttatattgaaaaaaaaatttgccgaccggctttagaaaaatgaaaaaaatatatatttgaataAATCTAATTAGCAcgcaattaaaatattaaaaaacaatttttttggccgattttcaaaattaagataaatttcgaactttctggctgaaaacaattttttttgaaaaataaaaacagatttttaattgttattcTAAGAACCTTAGTCATTTTTGAGCAGCTGCTTTTTAGGAACCTTTCGCATAacaatatagatttttttcacttttaattatgaccaattcatttttccaacagCTTTTCAACCAAATGTGCTCTCAAGGCTTCTTCTCCTCCGATGAGTTTTTCGCTGGGCTTCTGCATATTCTCACCGCAATAGGAGTTCCCATCCACCTTTTCGGTGCTTATATGATTTTAACAAAGACGCCTCAAAAAATGCAGTCTGTCAAATCAAATATGCTACTTCTTCACTGTGCCGGAGCATTTTTGGATGTTTGGTTCACTTTTATCGCTATCCCGGTGATCACAATTCCAGGGTGTTCTGGGTATTTTCTGGGAGTTACCGTATCGTTGGGAATTCCTACAGTGGTTCAATCGTATTTGTGCATCTCTTTTACTGGAGGTAGGTTGTAGGCCTGTCAGGTCCCTTTGGAGACCTGCTAGGTCTCGCTGGAGTCCCTATCGGGACTCCTGGAGGCTATGCTAGATCCTGCTGGAGACCCTGTTAGATGTCGGTGGAGACATTGATAGGTGTCACAGGATACCCTGCCAGGTGTCGTTGGAGACTCTGCAAGGTCCTGCTCG
This is a stretch of genomic DNA from Caenorhabditis elegans chromosome V. It encodes these proteins:
- the ins-35 gene encoding INSulin related (Product from WormBase gene class ins;~Confirmed by transcript evidence), with the protein product MKQIFLVILAACLLAIILASPTGKHHKMDENAFGINNRHCQRALKVYSFAICGAICQNYEKILMEGCGSTVMLTMQRTKLICCPEPVDSDELFN